In Aulosira sp. FACHB-615, the following are encoded in one genomic region:
- the hetR gene encoding heterocyst differentiation master regulator HetR: MSNDIDLIKQLGPSAMDQIMLYLAFSAMRTSGHRHGAFLDAAATAAKCAIYMTYLEQGQNLRMTGHLHHLEPKRVKIIVEEVRQALTEGKLLKMLGSQEPRYLIQLPYVWMEKYPWQPGRSRVPGTSLTSEEKKQIEQKLPGNLPDAQLVSSFEFLELIEFLHKRSQEVLPPEHQMPLSEALAEHIKRRLLYSGTVTRIDSPWGMPFYALTRPFYAPADDQERTYIMLEDTARYFRMMRNWAEKRPNSMRALEELDIPPEKWDQAMEELDEVIRAWADKYHQSGGIPMILQMVFGRKED, from the coding sequence ATGAGTAACGACATAGATCTGATCAAACAACTTGGCCCTAGTGCAATGGATCAGATCATGCTTTATCTGGCTTTTAGTGCTATGCGGACTAGTGGGCACAGGCATGGAGCATTCTTAGATGCAGCAGCTACGGCAGCTAAGTGTGCAATTTATATGACCTATCTTGAACAGGGACAAAACCTGAGAATGACGGGTCATTTGCACCACCTGGAGCCAAAAAGGGTCAAAATTATTGTGGAAGAAGTCAGACAAGCTCTGACGGAAGGCAAGTTGCTAAAAATGTTGGGTTCTCAAGAACCACGCTATTTAATTCAACTGCCTTATGTCTGGATGGAAAAATACCCTTGGCAACCAGGGCGATCCCGTGTGCCAGGAACTAGCCTGACAAGTGAAGAGAAAAAACAAATTGAGCAAAAATTACCTGGTAACTTGCCAGACGCACAATTAGTGAGTTCGTTTGAATTTCTCGAACTAATTGAATTTTTGCATAAGCGATCGCAAGAAGTCCTCCCGCCTGAACATCAAATGCCCTTGAGTGAAGCCTTAGCAGAACACATCAAGCGCCGCCTACTTTATTCAGGTACGGTGACAAGAATTGATTCACCTTGGGGAATGCCCTTCTATGCGCTAACTCGTCCTTTTTACGCACCAGCAGACGATCAAGAACGTACCTATATCATGCTAGAAGATACCGCTCGGTATTTTCGGATGATGAGAAACTGGGCAGAAAAACGACCAAATTCCATGCGTGCTTTAGAAGAACTGGATATTCCTCCAGAAAAGTGGGATCAAGCAATGGAGGAACTTGACGAAGTTATCCGCGCTTGGGCAGATAAGTATCACCAAAGTGGTGGTATTCCCATGATTTTACAGATGGTTTTTGGTAGAAAAGAAGATTAA
- a CDS encoding peroxiredoxin — translation MSLTYGTEGSLRVGQQAPDFTATAVFDQEFKTIKLSDYRGKYVVLFFYPLDFTFVCPTEITAFSDRYEEFKKLNTEVLGVSVDSEFSHLAWIQTDRKSGGVGDLNYPLVSDIKKEISAAYNVLDPAAGVALRGLFLIDKDGIIQHATINNLAFGRSVDETLRTLQAIQHVQSHPDEVCPAGWQPGDQTMTPDPVKSKVYFASV, via the coding sequence ATGTCCCTCACTTACGGAACAGAAGGAAGCCTCCGCGTTGGTCAACAAGCTCCCGACTTTACAGCAACTGCTGTATTTGATCAGGAATTCAAGACAATCAAACTTTCCGACTATCGTGGTAAGTATGTAGTCTTATTTTTCTACCCCCTAGACTTTACCTTTGTTTGTCCTACTGAAATCACAGCATTTAGCGATCGCTACGAAGAATTCAAGAAACTTAACACTGAGGTTCTCGGTGTTTCCGTTGATAGTGAGTTCTCCCACCTCGCTTGGATTCAAACTGATCGCAAATCTGGTGGCGTAGGCGACCTCAATTATCCCCTAGTTTCCGACATCAAGAAAGAAATTAGCGCCGCTTACAACGTGCTTGATCCAGCAGCAGGAGTAGCATTGCGTGGTCTGTTCTTGATTGACAAAGATGGTATCATTCAACACGCTACTATTAACAACCTAGCTTTTGGTCGTAGCGTTGATGAAACCCTACGGACATTACAAGCTATTCAGCACGTCCAATCACATCCAGATGAAGTTTGCCCTGCTGGTTGGCAACCTGGTGATCAGACAATGACTCCTGATCCTGTGAAGTCTAAAGTTTACTTCGCTTCCGTCTAG
- a CDS encoding amylo-alpha-1,6-glucosidase yields MTNLDTREWLLTNGLGSFASGTVSDVRTRTYHGWLFAATNPPSGRDLLLSHLEASLEVSKGVVALGTNIWGSGEIKPRGYEFLRSFDINPVPKWIWGDEHWQLSRQLLMPCGVEGSRENSPHSHRILIHYRYDGLETAILKLRLLICDRDFHHQQTATGLQFSQLLGQQQVCLQAIASGHFGKPWYLRWTQGKYQADAFWYWNYVLPEETRRGLGNYEDLYSPGYLIVTLQPGDSVTLEARLGFPDPQQSPLLPESFAEAVEAEQERLSQIFGYIQPKHQDWQSTTGLLTSKAISAKENPLPPVSCPLLNTQSLIWQQLIKASDQFIVYRAAVAGPTIIAGYHWFNDRGRDALIALPGLALVPQRYELAKGVLHTLGLYCRHGLIPNGFPDVDGEPSYNSIDAALWWIETLGLYLEATQDWEFLADQFPIVQQIHKAFVGGTRYNIQVDATDGLVGWYARGVALTWMDALVNGQPITPRYGKPVEINALWYSALCWMSQWAQRLSQMRVEDAPRLAKQAQRYTQQAQQVKVSLQKFWNPMLGYLYDTIEPDDRRNSQIRPNAVIALSLHHCGFSQQQGRQVLDLATYRLLTPYGLRSLDAIDPEYVGKYIGMTHERDRAYHQGTVWSWLIGPFIRAWQRFYPKQPIPFHWQPLIDHFLADACLGSISEIFDGDPPHTPRGAIAQAWSVAEVMRHIQGFP; encoded by the coding sequence ATGACCAATTTAGATACAAGAGAATGGTTACTCACCAATGGCTTAGGCAGTTTTGCCAGTGGGACAGTTTCTGATGTCCGCACACGCACCTACCACGGTTGGTTATTTGCTGCTACAAATCCGCCATCAGGGCGTGACTTGCTGTTGTCACACTTGGAGGCGAGTTTAGAAGTATCGAAGGGGGTTGTGGCATTAGGAACAAATATTTGGGGTAGTGGAGAGATTAAGCCCAGAGGTTACGAATTTCTCCGATCTTTTGATATTAACCCCGTACCCAAATGGATTTGGGGTGACGAACACTGGCAGTTAAGTAGACAACTGTTAATGCCTTGTGGTGTTGAGGGAAGTAGGGAAAATAGCCCCCACTCCCATCGGATTTTGATTCACTATCGTTATGACGGCCTAGAGACAGCGATTTTAAAACTGAGGTTGTTGATTTGTGATCGCGACTTTCATCATCAACAAACTGCCACAGGATTACAATTTTCCCAATTGTTAGGGCAACAACAAGTTTGCCTACAAGCGATCGCATCGGGACACTTTGGTAAACCTTGGTATTTACGCTGGACACAGGGGAAATATCAAGCAGACGCATTTTGGTATTGGAATTACGTCTTACCAGAAGAAACACGGCGGGGATTAGGTAATTATGAAGACTTGTATAGTCCTGGCTATTTAATCGTCACTCTCCAGCCAGGAGATAGCGTCACTTTGGAAGCAAGGTTAGGTTTTCCTGATCCCCAACAAAGCCCGCTATTACCAGAAAGCTTTGCAGAAGCAGTCGAAGCAGAACAAGAAAGACTCAGCCAGATTTTTGGCTACATTCAACCCAAACATCAAGATTGGCAATCAACAACAGGCTTATTAACGAGTAAAGCAATATCAGCCAAGGAAAACCCTCTACCCCCTGTTTCTTGTCCACTACTGAATACTCAATCGCTGATTTGGCAACAACTAATCAAAGCCAGTGATCAGTTTATTGTGTATCGGGCTGCCGTGGCTGGCCCAACCATTATTGCTGGTTATCACTGGTTTAACGACAGAGGACGTGATGCGTTAATTGCCTTACCAGGTCTAGCATTAGTACCGCAACGCTACGAATTAGCCAAAGGAGTATTACACACCTTGGGGCTTTACTGTCGCCACGGTTTAATTCCCAATGGCTTTCCTGATGTTGATGGTGAGCCATCTTACAACAGTATTGATGCGGCGCTGTGGTGGATTGAAACATTAGGACTGTATTTAGAAGCTACCCAAGACTGGGAATTTTTAGCAGACCAATTCCCGATAGTGCAGCAAATTCACAAAGCCTTTGTAGGTGGTACACGTTATAACATCCAAGTTGATGCTACAGATGGATTAGTGGGTTGGTATGCTCGCGGTGTAGCTTTAACTTGGATGGATGCACTAGTTAACGGTCAACCTATCACGCCGCGTTATGGTAAACCAGTAGAAATTAATGCCTTGTGGTATTCGGCTTTGTGTTGGATGAGCCAATGGGCGCAACGCTTAAGCCAAATGCGAGTGGAGGATGCACCACGTTTAGCCAAACAAGCGCAACGTTATACACAGCAAGCACAACAGGTAAAAGTTTCCCTACAAAAATTCTGGAACCCGATGTTGGGTTACTTGTACGACACCATTGAACCAGACGATCGCCGTAACTCCCAAATTCGCCCCAATGCTGTGATTGCATTATCTTTACATCATTGTGGATTTTCCCAACAACAAGGCCGTCAGGTACTTGACTTAGCAACTTATCGCTTGCTGACTCCCTATGGACTGCGTAGCCTGGATGCCATTGATCCCGAATATGTCGGTAAGTATATAGGTATGACTCATGAGCGCGATCGCGCTTACCATCAAGGTACAGTTTGGAGTTGGTTAATTGGGCCGTTTATTCGTGCTTGGCAGCGTTTTTATCCCAAACAACCAATACCCTTTCATTGGCAACCCCTCATCGACCATTTTCTTGCTGATGCTTGCCTTGGCTCCATTTCCGAAATTTTTGACGGCGACCCCCCACACACCCCCAGAGGTGCGATCGCTCAAGCTTGGTCAGTAGCAGAGGTGATGCGTCATATCCAGGGATTTCCGTAG
- a CDS encoding YcjF family protein gives MPLSRIVTLIVGLIVILAMSLWLIDSLSRLYWQLSYSPLLGNLLLLLLVVLIGGLVAAFVYYVLVLQAGEKRSRQGRRRVTPAQIPAAKSDAASSTLQAVRQQVSQIQDEVARQALLSRSREIEANLARGEIQVVVFGTGSAGKTSLVNAIMGRMVGQVNAPMGTTTVGETYCLRLKGLDRKILITDTPGILEAGVAGTEREQLARELATAADLLLFVVDNDLRRSEYEPLRGLAEIGKRSLLILNKTDLYTDENKEVILARLRERVRGFISAHDVVAIAANPQSAQLETGELYQPEPDIVPLLRRMAAVLRAEGEDLVADNILLQSLRLGEEARKLIDAQRRRQADKIVERFQWIGAGVVSVTPLPFVDLLATAAVNAQMVVEIGRVYGCELNMERGRELALSLAKTIASLGIVKGAIQLVSTALQLNVATFIIGRAIQGVTAAYLTRIAGKSFIEYFRHDQDWGDGGMTEVVQRQFQMNRRDEFIKAFIQEAIAKVVKPLQEKVEALDQDEETH, from the coding sequence ATGCCTTTATCGCGCATAGTAACGCTAATTGTTGGTCTAATTGTCATTTTGGCAATGAGCCTATGGCTGATAGATTCCCTATCACGCCTTTATTGGCAATTGTCTTATTCACCATTACTCGGTAATTTGCTGCTGTTGCTGCTGGTTGTCTTGATTGGTGGATTAGTGGCGGCGTTTGTTTATTACGTTCTGGTGCTTCAGGCTGGAGAAAAACGTTCTCGCCAAGGGCGCAGGCGGGTGACACCAGCCCAAATCCCGGCGGCAAAATCTGATGCAGCTTCCTCCACACTCCAAGCTGTGCGCCAACAAGTATCGCAAATACAAGATGAAGTCGCCCGACAAGCTTTATTAAGCCGATCGCGGGAAATTGAAGCTAATTTAGCACGGGGTGAAATTCAAGTTGTGGTGTTCGGTACAGGAAGTGCCGGTAAAACTTCCCTGGTGAATGCGATTATGGGGCGGATGGTGGGTCAAGTCAATGCGCCAATGGGTACTACCACAGTCGGCGAAACTTATTGTTTGCGGTTGAAGGGATTAGACCGCAAAATTTTAATTACCGACACACCGGGAATTTTAGAAGCAGGAGTCGCAGGTACAGAAAGGGAACAGTTAGCGCGAGAACTGGCGACAGCCGCAGATTTATTGTTGTTTGTGGTGGATAATGACCTGCGTCGCTCAGAATATGAACCATTGCGGGGTTTAGCAGAAATTGGCAAGCGATCGCTGTTAATTCTGAATAAAACTGACCTGTATACAGATGAAAATAAAGAAGTGATTTTGGCACGGTTGCGTGAACGAGTCCGGGGTTTTATTTCTGCTCACGACGTGGTGGCGATCGCGGCTAACCCCCAATCGGCACAATTAGAAACAGGGGAACTTTATCAACCAGAACCAGATATTGTCCCACTGCTGCGGCGGATGGCGGCTGTACTGCGGGCTGAGGGCGAGGATTTAGTGGCGGATAACATTTTGCTGCAATCTTTACGCCTGGGTGAAGAAGCACGTAAACTCATCGATGCCCAGCGTCGCCGCCAAGCCGATAAAATTGTTGAGCGATTTCAATGGATTGGGGCTGGTGTCGTCTCAGTTACACCCTTACCTTTTGTAGATTTATTGGCGACAGCCGCCGTCAACGCCCAAATGGTTGTAGAAATTGGCAGAGTCTACGGCTGCGAGTTGAATATGGAACGGGGACGGGAATTAGCTTTATCTTTAGCAAAAACTATCGCTAGTTTAGGGATAGTGAAAGGCGCGATTCAATTAGTCTCCACAGCTTTGCAATTGAATGTTGCCACATTTATTATTGGCCGAGCCATTCAAGGCGTAACAGCCGCATATTTAACCCGCATTGCCGGCAAAAGTTTTATTGAATATTTTCGCCATGATCAAGATTGGGGCGACGGCGGTATGACAGAGGTAGTACAGCGCCAGTTTCAAATGAACCGCCGCGATGAGTTTATTAAAGCTTTTATTCAAGAAGCGATCGCCAAAGTTGTCAAACCTTTACAAGAAAAAGTAGAAGCCCTTGATCAAGATGAAGAAACTCATTAG
- a CDS encoding PEP-CTERM sorting domain-containing protein (PEP-CTERM proteins occur, often in large numbers, in the proteomes of bacteria that also encode an exosortase, a predicted intramembrane cysteine proteinase. The presence of a PEP-CTERM domain at a protein's C-terminus predicts cleavage within the sorting domain, followed by covalent anchoring to some some component of the (usually Gram-negative) cell surface. Many PEP-CTERM proteins exhibit an unusual sequence composition that includes large numbers of potential glycosylation sites. Expression of one such protein has been shown restore the ability of a bacterium to form floc, a type of biofilm.) has translation MKPNFGEIQLMLTTSYKKLSQATAGIALGAAMLATVGNAPAQAVTLKTFNISGQFAPQAISGSTGVAVDLQNGSFSGTYTVDIDQLPTATSVLLNDWSIVLKDASNNILRTFSSSLLGHTGQVMQNSLLFSNNIGTNEGEVTESLGLTFPSGFTGLPMAVASSGRFSSVIDINDTLTAGRIAITSATVKPVPEPVSTAGVAVAGVVGLWMKRKQKAPIA, from the coding sequence ATGAAACCTAATTTTGGAGAAATTCAACTCATGCTGACAACATCTTACAAAAAACTATCTCAAGCGACTGCTGGTATTGCCCTTGGTGCTGCAATGTTAGCGACTGTGGGTAATGCTCCTGCACAGGCTGTAACTTTAAAAACATTTAATATTTCTGGACAATTCGCGCCTCAAGCTATTTCTGGTTCCACTGGAGTAGCTGTAGATTTACAGAATGGTTCTTTTTCTGGAACTTATACAGTAGATATAGACCAACTACCAACTGCTACGAGTGTCCTTTTAAATGACTGGTCTATTGTTCTCAAAGATGCTTCTAACAATATTTTGAGAACATTTTCTAGCAGCTTGCTGGGACACACTGGTCAAGTCATGCAGAATAGTTTGCTATTTAGTAACAACATAGGTACAAACGAAGGTGAAGTCACAGAAAGTTTAGGATTAACATTTCCCTCTGGTTTTACAGGCTTACCTATGGCTGTTGCATCTAGCGGAAGATTCAGTAGTGTTATAGATATCAACGATACTTTAACTGCTGGAAGAATAGCAATCACATCTGCAACTGTCAAACCAGTCCCAGAACCTGTTTCTACTGCTGGTGTTGCTGTGGCTGGTGTTGTGGGTTTATGGATGAAGCGTAAGCAAAAAGCACCAATAGCATAG